A window of the Pseudomonas sp. B21_DOA genome harbors these coding sequences:
- the hscA gene encoding Fe-S protein assembly chaperone HscA: MALLQIAEPGQSPQPHQRRLAVGIDLGTTNSLVAALRSGLSEPLADANGQVILPSAVRYHADRVEVGESAKLAASSDPLNTVLSVKRLMGRGLSDVKQLGEQLPYRFVGGESHMPFIDTVQGPKSPVEVSADILKVLRQRAEATLGGELVGAVITVPAYFDDAQRQATKDAAKLAGLNVLRLLNEPTAAAVAYGLDQHAEGLVAIYDLGGGTFDISILRLTGGVFEVLATGGDSALGGDDFDHAIAGWIIESAGLSADLDPGAQRNLLQTACAAKEALTDAASVEVAYGDWKAQLTREAFDALIEPMVARSLKACRRAVRDSGIELEDVHAVVMVGGSTRVPRVREAVAEAFGRQPLTEIDPDQVVAIGAAIQADTLAGNKRDGGELLLLDVIPLSLGLETMGGLMEKVIPRNTTIPVARAQDFTTYKDGQSAMAIHVLQGERELISDCRSLARFELRGIPAMVAGAAKIRVTFQVDADGLLSVSARESGSGVEASIQVKPSYGLTDGEIAKMLKDSFQHANDDKVARVLREQQVDAQRLLEAVQGALEADGERLLDAEERMVIELQMQELAELMKGTDGYAIEQQTKRLSQVTDAFAARRMDLTVKAALSGRNLNEIEDI, from the coding sequence ATGGCTCTACTGCAGATCGCCGAACCCGGCCAAAGTCCTCAACCGCACCAGCGTCGCCTGGCGGTGGGCATCGACTTGGGTACTACCAATTCGCTGGTCGCTGCGCTGCGCAGTGGTCTTTCCGAACCGCTGGCCGACGCCAACGGGCAGGTCATCCTGCCGTCCGCCGTGCGTTATCACGCCGACCGCGTTGAAGTCGGTGAGTCCGCCAAGCTGGCGGCATCCTCCGATCCTCTGAACACCGTGCTCTCGGTCAAGCGCTTGATGGGTCGTGGCCTGTCCGACGTCAAGCAATTGGGCGAACAGCTGCCGTACCGCTTCGTCGGCGGCGAATCACACATGCCGTTCATCGACACCGTGCAAGGCCCGAAAAGCCCGGTTGAAGTCTCCGCCGATATCCTCAAAGTCCTGCGTCAGCGTGCTGAGGCGACCTTGGGTGGCGAACTGGTTGGTGCGGTGATCACCGTTCCTGCCTACTTCGATGATGCGCAGCGTCAGGCCACTAAAGATGCGGCCAAGCTCGCCGGTCTGAACGTGTTGCGTCTGCTCAACGAGCCGACCGCTGCTGCTGTGGCGTATGGTCTGGATCAACACGCTGAAGGCCTGGTTGCGATTTATGACCTTGGTGGCGGTACCTTCGACATTTCGATTCTGCGTCTGACTGGCGGCGTTTTCGAAGTTCTGGCCACTGGCGGCGACAGCGCGCTGGGCGGCGATGACTTCGATCACGCGATTGCCGGCTGGATCATTGAGAGCGCTGGCCTGTCCGCCGATCTCGATCCGGGCGCACAGCGCAATCTGCTGCAAACCGCCTGTGCGGCCAAAGAAGCTTTGACCGATGCGGCCAGTGTGGAAGTGGCTTACGGCGACTGGAAAGCACAACTGACCCGTGAAGCCTTCGATGCGCTGATCGAGCCAATGGTCGCGCGCAGTCTGAAAGCCTGCCGCCGCGCCGTTCGCGATTCCGGTATCGAACTGGAAGACGTCCACGCCGTGGTCATGGTCGGCGGTTCGACCCGCGTGCCACGTGTGCGTGAAGCCGTTGCCGAAGCCTTCGGTCGTCAGCCACTGACGGAAATCGACCCGGATCAAGTGGTGGCCATCGGGGCCGCGATCCAGGCCGATACCTTGGCTGGCAACAAGCGCGATGGCGGCGAATTGCTGCTGCTCGACGTGATTCCGTTGTCCTTGGGGCTGGAAACCATGGGCGGTCTGATGGAGAAGGTGATTCCGCGCAACACCACGATCCCCGTCGCCCGCGCCCAGGATTTCACCACCTATAAAGACGGCCAGTCGGCCATGGCCATCCACGTGTTGCAGGGCGAGCGCGAGCTGATCAGCGACTGCCGCTCTCTGGCGCGTTTCGAATTGCGCGGCATTCCGGCGATGGTGGCGGGTGCGGCGAAGATTCGCGTGACCTTCCAGGTCGACGCCGACGGTCTGCTCAGCGTGTCTGCCCGTGAATCGGGCTCGGGCGTTGAAGCGAGCATTCAGGTCAAGCCGTCCTACGGCCTGACCGACGGCGAAATCGCCAAAATGCTCAAAGACTCGTTCCAGCACGCCAATGACGACAAGGTCGCCCGTGTTCTGCGTGAGCAGCAAGTCGATGCCCAACGCCTGCTCGAAGCGGTGCAGGGCGCGCTGGAGGCCGATGGCGAGCGTTTGCTCGACGCCGAAGAGCGCATGGTCATCGAACTGCAAATGCAGGAACTGGCCGAACTGATGAAAGGTACCGATGGTTACGCCATCGAGCAGCAGACCAAGCGTCTGTCGCAGGTGACCGATGCTTTTGCTGCCCGCCGCATGGACCTGACGGTGAAAGCCGCTCTGTCGGGGCGCAACCTGAATGAAATCGAGGATATCTGA
- the hscB gene encoding co-chaperone HscB yields the protein MGIPCHFALFELQPSFRLDLEQLATRYRELARGVHPDRFADASEREQRSALEQSARLNDAYQTLKSPAQRARYLLKISGHEVPMEVTVHDPEFLLQQMQWREELEDLQDSADLDGVAVFKRRLKAAQEELNESFAACWDDAAQREQAERLMRRMQFLDKLTYEVRQLEERLDD from the coding sequence GTGGGTATTCCTTGTCATTTCGCTTTATTCGAGCTGCAACCGAGCTTCCGCCTGGATCTCGAGCAGTTGGCCACGCGCTACCGTGAGTTGGCGCGCGGCGTCCATCCTGACCGTTTTGCCGATGCATCCGAACGCGAACAGCGCTCGGCGCTCGAGCAATCGGCGCGGCTCAACGACGCCTACCAGACGCTCAAGAGTCCGGCCCAGCGCGCACGCTACCTGCTGAAAATCAGCGGGCATGAAGTGCCGATGGAGGTCACCGTCCACGATCCCGAGTTTCTACTGCAGCAGATGCAATGGCGCGAAGAGCTCGAAGATCTGCAGGACAGTGCCGACCTCGACGGTGTTGCGGTATTCAAGCGTCGCTTGAAAGCTGCTCAGGAAGAACTCAATGAGAGCTTCGCAGCCTGTTGGGATGATGCTGCGCAACGTGAACAGGCCGAACGCCTGATGCGGCGCATGCAGTTCCTCGACAAGCTCACCTACGAAGTGCGCCAGCTGGAAGAGCGCCTCGACGATTAA
- the iscA gene encoding iron-sulfur cluster assembly protein IscA: MAISMTEAAARHVRRSLDGRGKGEGIRLGVRTTGCSGLAYVLEFVDEVVAEDQVFESHGEKVIIDPKSLAYLDGTELDFVKEGLNEGFKFNNPNVRGECGCGESFNI, translated from the coding sequence ATGGCTATCAGCATGACAGAAGCGGCTGCTCGACACGTGCGGCGCTCCCTCGACGGGCGCGGCAAAGGTGAAGGGATTCGTCTGGGTGTTCGCACCACAGGCTGTTCCGGCCTTGCCTACGTGCTGGAGTTTGTCGACGAGGTAGTGGCGGAGGATCAGGTGTTCGAGAGTCACGGCGAAAAAGTGATCATCGACCCGAAAAGCCTGGCCTACCTGGACGGCACCGAGCTCGACTTCGTCAAGGAAGGGTTGAACGAAGGCTTCAAGTTCAACAACCCCAACGTGCGCGGTGAATGTGGCTGCGGCGAAAGCTTCAACATCTGA
- the iscU gene encoding Fe-S cluster assembly scaffold IscU — protein MAYSEKVIDHYENPRNVGKMNAEDPDVGTGMVGAPACGDVMRLQIKVNDQGVIEDAKFKTYGCGSAIASSSLATEWMKGKTLDEAETIKNTQLAEELALPPVKIHCSVLAEDAIKAAVRDYKQKKGLI, from the coding sequence ATGGCTTACAGCGAAAAGGTCATCGACCACTACGAAAACCCGCGCAACGTCGGCAAGATGAACGCGGAAGATCCTGATGTCGGCACCGGCATGGTCGGCGCTCCGGCGTGCGGCGACGTGATGCGTCTGCAGATCAAGGTCAACGATCAGGGCGTTATCGAAGATGCCAAGTTCAAGACCTACGGTTGCGGTTCGGCAATCGCCTCCAGCTCCCTCGCTACCGAGTGGATGAAGGGCAAGACCCTGGACGAAGCCGAAACCATCAAGAACACTCAGCTGGCCGAAGAACTGGCTTTGCCGCCAGTGAAAATCCACTGCTCCGTGCTCGCAGAAGACGCTATCAAAGCGGCTGTTCGCGATTACAAGCAGAAGAAAGGCTTGATCTGA
- a CDS encoding IscS subfamily cysteine desulfurase, whose amino-acid sequence MKLPIYLDYSATTPVDPRVAQKMSECLLVDGNFGNPASRSHVFGWKAEESVENARRQVADLVNADPREIVWTSGATESDNLAIKGAAHFYASKGKHLITSKIEHKAVLDTMRQLEREGFEVTYLEPTEDGLITPAMIDAALREDTILVSVMHVNNEIGTINDIAAIGEMLRAKGVLFHVDAAQSTGKVEIDLQKLKVDMMSFSAHKTYGPKGIGALYVSRKPRVRIEATMHGGGHERGMRSGTLATHQIVGMGEAFRVAKEDMAAENVRIKALSDRFYKQVEHLEELYVNGSLTARVPHNLNLSFNYVEGESLIMALKDLAVSSGSACTSASLEPSYVLRALGRNDELAHSSIRFTFGRFTTEEEIDYAAQKVCEAVTKLRALSPLWDMYKDGVDISKIEWAAH is encoded by the coding sequence ATGAAATTGCCGATTTACCTTGATTACTCTGCAACCACCCCGGTTGATCCGCGCGTTGCGCAGAAAATGAGTGAATGCCTGCTGGTCGACGGAAACTTCGGTAACCCGGCGTCCCGTTCCCACGTGTTCGGCTGGAAGGCTGAAGAGTCCGTCGAAAACGCTCGTCGTCAGGTGGCCGATCTGGTCAACGCCGACCCGCGCGAAATCGTCTGGACCTCCGGCGCGACCGAATCCGACAACCTGGCGATCAAGGGCGCGGCACATTTCTACGCCTCCAAGGGCAAGCACCTGATCACCAGCAAGATCGAGCACAAGGCTGTCCTCGACACCATGCGCCAGCTGGAGCGTGAAGGCTTCGAAGTGACCTACCTCGAGCCGACCGAAGACGGTCTGATCACCCCGGCGATGATTGATGCTGCACTGCGCGAAGACACCATTCTGGTGTCGGTGATGCACGTCAACAACGAAATCGGCACCATCAACGACATCGCCGCCATTGGCGAGATGCTGCGCGCCAAAGGTGTGCTGTTCCACGTTGACGCCGCTCAGTCCACTGGCAAGGTCGAAATCGATCTGCAGAAGCTGAAAGTCGACATGATGTCGTTCTCCGCCCACAAGACCTATGGCCCTAAAGGCATCGGCGCGTTGTACGTCAGCCGCAAGCCGCGTGTGCGCATCGAAGCGACCATGCACGGCGGCGGTCACGAGCGTGGCATGCGTTCCGGCACCCTGGCGACCCACCAGATCGTCGGCATGGGCGAAGCGTTCCGTGTGGCCAAGGAAGACATGGCTGCCGAGAACGTGCGCATCAAAGCCTTGAGCGACCGTTTCTACAAGCAGGTCGAGCATCTGGAAGAGCTCTACGTCAACGGTAGCCTGACCGCCCGCGTTCCGCACAACCTGAACCTGAGCTTCAACTACGTTGAAGGCGAGTCGCTGATCATGGCGCTCAAGGATCTGGCGGTATCGTCCGGTTCGGCCTGCACCTCGGCGTCGCTGGAGCCTTCGTACGTACTGCGCGCCCTGGGCCGCAACGACGAACTGGCACACAGCTCGATCCGCTTTACCTTCGGCCGTTTCACCACCGAAGAAGAAATCGACTACGCCGCGCAGAAAGTCTGCGAGGCCGTTACCAAGCTGCGCGCTCTGTCGCCGCTGTGGGACATGTACAAAGACGGCGTCGATATCTCGAAAATCGAGTGGGCGGCACACTAA
- the iscR gene encoding Fe-S cluster assembly transcriptional regulator IscR, which translates to MRLTTKGRYAVTAMLDLALHAQHGPVSLADISERQGISLSYLEQLFAKLRRSNLVSSVRGPGGGYQLSRDMQGIQVAQVIDAVNESVDATKCQGQGDCHSGDTCLTHHLWCDLSLQIHEFLSGISLADLVTRREVQEVAQRQDQRRCSSKAPRLDKIEASAVE; encoded by the coding sequence ATGCGACTGACTACAAAAGGCCGATACGCCGTGACCGCCATGCTTGACCTGGCGTTGCACGCGCAGCACGGGCCGGTGTCTCTGGCCGATATCTCCGAGCGCCAAGGCATCTCCCTGTCCTACCTCGAACAGCTGTTCGCCAAGCTGCGCCGCAGCAACCTGGTTTCCAGCGTTCGCGGTCCGGGTGGTGGCTACCAGTTGTCCCGCGACATGCAGGGCATCCAGGTCGCCCAGGTGATCGATGCGGTGAACGAATCGGTCGATGCCACCAAGTGCCAGGGCCAGGGCGATTGCCATTCCGGTGATACCTGCCTGACCCATCATCTGTGGTGCGACTTGAGCCTGCAGATTCACGAATTTCTGAGCGGTATCAGCTTGGCCGACCTTGTGACTCGCCGTGAGGTACAAGAAGTGGCCCAGCGTCAGGACCAGCGCCGTTGCAGCAGCAAGGCGCCACGCCTGGACAAGATTGAAGCGTCCGCCGTCGAATGA
- the cysE gene encoding serine O-acetyltransferase, producing the protein MFERLREDIQSVFHRDPAARNAFEVLTCYPGMHAIWIHRLAGMLWRNELKWLARLVSNFGRWLTGIEIHPGAKVGRRFFIDHGMGIVIGETAEIGDDVTIYQGVTLGGTSWNKGKRHPTLGDGVVVGAGAKVLGPFTVGAGAKVGSNAVVTKEVPPGATVVGIPGRIIVKTDEEQDAKRKAMAEKIGFDAYGVSEDMPDPVARAIGQLLDHLQAVDGRLEGMCGALKDLGSNYCAKDLPELREEDFACVKGKDESKAG; encoded by the coding sequence ATGTTTGAGCGTTTGCGTGAAGATATCCAAAGCGTATTCCATCGAGACCCGGCGGCGCGTAACGCTTTTGAAGTCCTGACCTGCTACCCCGGCATGCATGCGATCTGGATTCATCGTCTGGCCGGCATGCTCTGGCGCAACGAACTTAAATGGCTGGCGCGGCTGGTGTCGAACTTCGGTCGCTGGCTGACCGGGATCGAGATTCATCCGGGTGCCAAGGTCGGTCGGCGGTTCTTCATCGACCACGGCATGGGCATCGTCATTGGTGAAACCGCCGAGATCGGCGACGACGTCACCATCTATCAAGGCGTGACGCTCGGCGGCACCAGCTGGAACAAGGGCAAGCGCCACCCGACTCTCGGAGACGGCGTTGTAGTTGGTGCTGGGGCCAAGGTTCTTGGTCCGTTCACGGTCGGTGCAGGCGCCAAAGTCGGCTCCAACGCTGTGGTCACCAAGGAAGTGCCGCCCGGCGCCACGGTGGTGGGGATTCCGGGGCGGATCATTGTCAAGACCGATGAAGAGCAGGACGCCAAGCGCAAAGCCATGGCGGAAAAGATCGGCTTCGACGCTTACGGCGTCAGCGAAGACATGCCCGACCCGGTGGCCCGCGCCATCGGCCAGTTGCTCGATCATCTGCAAGCGGTGGACGGCCGTCTGGAGGGCATGTGCGGTGCGCTGAAGGATCTGGGCAGCAATTACTGTGCGAAAGATCTGCCTGAGCTGCGCGAAGAAGACTTCGCATGCGTCAAGGGCAAGGACGAATCGAAAGCCGGCTGA
- the trmJ gene encoding tRNA (cytosine(32)/uridine(32)-2'-O)-methyltransferase TrmJ: MLQNIRVVLVNTSHPGNIGGAARAMKNMGLSRLVLVEPRVFPHHEADARASGAGDILENAQVVATLEDALVGCNLVLGTSARDRRIPWPLLDPRECGNKVVEEAGQGAEIALVFGREDSGLTNEELQRCHFHVHIPSDPTFSSLNLGAAVQVLSYEVRMAWLAAQGQPSKVEKEEVASVKSAELATMDELERFYEHLEQTLVAIEFLDPEKPRHLMARLRRLYGRSSVSRAEMNILRGILTETQKAARGELLKRKD, from the coding sequence TTGCTGCAGAACATTCGTGTCGTCCTGGTCAACACCAGCCACCCCGGCAACATCGGCGGGGCCGCGCGCGCCATGAAAAACATGGGTCTGTCGAGACTGGTGCTGGTCGAACCGCGGGTCTTCCCGCACCACGAGGCCGACGCCCGCGCCTCCGGTGCTGGTGACATCCTTGAAAACGCGCAAGTCGTCGCCACGTTGGAAGATGCTTTGGTCGGTTGCAATCTGGTGCTCGGCACCAGCGCCCGCGACCGCCGCATTCCCTGGCCGCTGCTGGATCCGCGCGAATGCGGCAACAAGGTGGTCGAGGAAGCCGGGCAGGGCGCCGAGATTGCTTTGGTGTTCGGTCGTGAAGACTCCGGCCTGACCAATGAAGAGCTGCAGCGATGTCATTTTCACGTGCACATCCCTTCCGACCCGACGTTCAGTTCGCTGAACCTCGGGGCGGCGGTGCAGGTGTTGAGTTATGAAGTGCGCATGGCCTGGCTGGCCGCACAGGGTCAGCCGAGCAAAGTCGAGAAAGAGGAAGTGGCCTCGGTGAAAAGCGCCGAGCTGGCGACCATGGATGAGCTGGAGCGCTTTTATGAGCACCTGGAGCAGACGCTGGTTGCCATCGAATTCCTCGACCCGGAAAAACCACGGCACTTGATGGCGCGCCTGCGCCGGTTGTACGGACGCAGCTCGGTCAGCCGGGCGGAAATGAATATTTTGCGTGGCATTCTCACGGAAACCCAGAAAGCGGCCCGTGGCGAACTTCTAAAGCGGAAGGATTGA
- the suhB gene encoding inositol-phosphate phosphatase produces the protein MQPMLNIALRAARSASELIFRSIERLDTIKVDEKDAKDYVSEVDRAAEQKIIDALRKAYPNHSIQGEETGLHAGTGIEGEEYLWIIDPLDGTTNFLRGIPHFAVSIACKYRGRLEHAVVLDPVRQEEFTASRGRGAQLNGRRLRVSGRTSLDGALLGTGFPFRDDQMDNLDNYLGMFRALVGQTAGIRRAGSASLDLAYVAAGRFDAFWESGLSEWDMAAGALLIQEAGGLVSDFTGGHDFLEKGHIVAGNTKCFKAVLTAIQPHLPASLKR, from the coding sequence ATGCAGCCCATGCTGAATATCGCGCTGCGCGCCGCCCGCAGCGCCAGTGAACTGATCTTCCGCTCCATCGAGCGCCTGGATACCATCAAGGTCGACGAAAAAGACGCCAAGGATTACGTATCCGAGGTTGATCGCGCCGCTGAACAGAAAATCATCGATGCCCTGCGCAAGGCTTACCCGAATCACTCGATCCAGGGTGAAGAAACCGGCCTGCACGCCGGCACCGGCATCGAAGGCGAAGAGTACCTGTGGATCATCGATCCGCTGGACGGCACTACCAACTTCCTCCGTGGCATTCCGCATTTTGCAGTGAGCATCGCCTGCAAATATCGTGGCCGCCTGGAACACGCAGTGGTTCTGGACCCGGTTCGCCAGGAAGAATTCACCGCCAGCCGTGGTCGCGGCGCTCAACTGAACGGTCGTCGTCTGCGCGTCAGCGGTCGCACCAGCCTCGACGGCGCCCTGCTCGGCACCGGCTTCCCGTTCCGTGACGATCAGATGGACAACCTCGACAACTACCTGGGCATGTTCCGCGCCCTGGTTGGCCAGACTGCCGGTATCCGCCGCGCCGGCTCGGCGAGCCTGGACCTGGCCTACGTGGCTGCCGGTCGTTTCGATGCGTTCTGGGAGTCGGGTCTGTCCGAGTGGGACATGGCTGCAGGCGCCCTGCTGATTCAGGAAGCCGGCGGCCTGGTGAGCGACTTCACCGGCGGTCACGATTTCCTTGAGAAAGGCCACATCGTTGCCGGCAACACCAAGTGCTTCAAGGCAGTGCTGACGGCGATCCAGCCGCACCTGCCGGCCTCGCTGAAGCGCTAA
- a CDS encoding glycine zipper 2TM domain-containing protein — translation MNKSLLVGAVLGAVGVTAGGAVATYSLVKSGPEYAQVLAVEPVKTQIKTPREVCKDVTVTRQAPVKDQHQILGTAIGAVAGGLLGNQVGGGTGKKIATVAGAVGGGYAGNKVQEGMQNRDTYTTTQTRCNTVNDISDKVVGYDVRYSLDGKEGKVRMDRDPGNQIPVDKEGKLILSQNEPGQ, via the coding sequence GTGAACAAGTCGTTGCTGGTTGGTGCGGTATTGGGTGCTGTCGGTGTCACAGCCGGGGGTGCTGTTGCCACCTACAGCCTGGTTAAAAGCGGCCCTGAGTATGCGCAAGTATTAGCCGTTGAGCCGGTCAAGACACAGATCAAGACTCCACGTGAAGTATGCAAGGATGTAACCGTGACCCGGCAGGCGCCGGTCAAGGATCAACACCAGATTCTCGGCACGGCGATCGGTGCCGTAGCCGGTGGTCTGTTGGGTAATCAGGTGGGCGGCGGTACCGGCAAGAAGATTGCCACTGTGGCCGGTGCAGTCGGCGGCGGTTATGCCGGTAACAAGGTGCAGGAAGGTATGCAGAACCGCGACACCTACACCACCACGCAAACCCGCTGCAACACGGTCAATGACATCAGCGACAAGGTCGTCGGTTACGACGTGCGTTACTCGCTCGATGGCAAGGAAGGCAAAGTACGGATGGATCGTGATCCGGGCAACCAGATTCCGGTCGACAAAGAAGGCAAGCTAATCCTGTCGCAGAATGAGCCGGGTCAGTAA